In Microbacterium lushaniae, the following are encoded in one genomic region:
- a CDS encoding GAF domain-containing protein translates to MTPASPVFRAPMRSRQRGVDGGAAVERALTHGLCGIGGVLASRPASLAAAAEQVAARYDERMARRLERFAAAPDGAFVWTRDAEGLLWLGRLDGGWRYDGGAEAAAVDLVHVRPCTWLDAPIPHDDVPPGVHRTFARGGRNWQQIHDGTVSGLTSGLWNDSR, encoded by the coding sequence GTGACGCCCGCGAGCCCCGTCTTCCGCGCGCCCATGCGGTCGCGGCAACGCGGCGTGGATGGCGGAGCAGCCGTGGAGCGCGCGCTCACGCACGGCCTCTGCGGGATCGGCGGCGTGCTGGCATCCAGACCCGCCTCCCTCGCGGCGGCCGCCGAGCAGGTGGCCGCCCGCTACGACGAGAGGATGGCCCGGCGGCTGGAGCGGTTCGCGGCGGCGCCCGATGGCGCATTCGTGTGGACCCGGGATGCCGAGGGACTCCTCTGGCTGGGGCGCCTGGACGGCGGGTGGCGCTACGACGGGGGCGCCGAGGCGGCGGCGGTCGACCTCGTGCACGTCCGCCCCTGTACGTGGCTGGATGCGCCGATACCCCACGACGACGTGCCGCCGGGCGTGCACCGGACCTTCGCCCGCGGCGGACGCAACTGGCAGCAGATCCACGACGGCACGGTGTCCGGGCTCACGTCCGGGCTGTGGAACGACTCGCGCTGA
- a CDS encoding CPBP family intramembrane glutamic endopeptidase: MRKLQDTQPLWHALIWIGIYIAAVNVGDAVGGLLHFPGTTSIVLLTLSVVLVVYLRRTRRLAFYGVRRVQPGTLPATAFFIPLFVTAFVSYGKGWAPGLDTETVVFAILLVAGVGFVEELIFRGFLLRALRAEGRLTWAIVVSGVTFGVGHVVNLLRGYSLTEQLVQIVLAILVGIALAYGVVLTGSILPGAVFHALFNLSGTLTTDSVWGETVVAGIIAAVMIPYIFFLRSRLAAVGPAPDPPAESAGSR, translated from the coding sequence ATGCGGAAGCTCCAGGACACTCAGCCGCTGTGGCACGCGCTGATCTGGATCGGGATCTACATCGCCGCCGTGAACGTCGGCGATGCCGTGGGCGGGCTGCTGCACTTCCCGGGAACGACGAGCATCGTCCTCCTCACCCTCTCCGTGGTCCTGGTCGTCTACCTGCGGCGCACGCGCCGACTCGCCTTCTACGGGGTGCGCCGCGTGCAACCGGGCACGCTGCCGGCGACGGCCTTCTTCATCCCGCTCTTCGTCACCGCCTTCGTGTCCTACGGCAAGGGATGGGCTCCCGGACTGGACACGGAGACGGTGGTCTTCGCAATCCTGCTGGTCGCGGGGGTGGGGTTCGTCGAGGAGCTGATCTTCCGCGGGTTCCTGCTGCGCGCACTGAGGGCGGAGGGCCGGTTGACGTGGGCGATCGTCGTCTCCGGTGTCACGTTCGGGGTCGGGCACGTCGTCAACCTGCTGCGCGGGTACTCGCTCACCGAGCAGCTGGTGCAGATCGTGCTGGCGATCCTGGTCGGCATCGCGCTGGCCTACGGGGTCGTGCTGACCGGGAGCATCCTGCCCGGAGCCGTCTTCCACGCGCTGTTCAACCTCAGCGGCACCCTCACGACCGACTCCGTCTGGGGTGAGACCGTCGTGGCGGGCATCATCGCGGCCGTGATGATCCCGTACATCTTCTTCCTCCGCAGTCGCCTGGCGGCGGTGGGACCTGCGCCCGATCCGCCGGCCGAGTCCGCCGGCTCACGCTGA
- a CDS encoding TetR/AcrR family transcriptional regulator has translation MPRPLIDLLWRGHPNAPDGGSRGPRAKRSTSTVVDGAIALADASGLDAVTVRALAQSLGMSTMSVYTHVNSRDDLVVLMTDSAHTTMTPPPYRDMDWRSRVRAVADANLALHTRHPWLLDVHDPRSALGPGTIAKYDHELHAFDDTGIDGVQRDATLAFVLDFVKANASARLVVPEFGAIWSESADTLAHYVGQDFPLARRVGAAAGESMGGPYSPDAAWEFGLGRVIAGLAAIIDE, from the coding sequence GTGCCGAGACCGTTGATCGACCTCCTCTGGCGCGGTCATCCGAACGCCCCCGATGGCGGGAGCCGCGGGCCGCGAGCGAAGCGATCGACGTCCACCGTGGTCGACGGCGCGATCGCCTTGGCGGACGCGTCAGGGCTGGACGCAGTGACGGTCCGGGCGCTGGCGCAGTCGCTCGGGATGTCGACGATGTCGGTGTACACGCACGTCAATTCGCGCGACGATCTTGTGGTCCTCATGACCGACAGCGCGCACACGACGATGACACCGCCGCCGTACCGGGATATGGACTGGCGCTCGCGCGTGCGCGCCGTCGCCGACGCGAACCTCGCGCTGCACACCAGGCACCCCTGGCTCCTCGACGTGCACGACCCGCGCTCGGCGCTCGGGCCCGGCACCATCGCCAAGTACGACCACGAGCTCCACGCGTTCGATGACACCGGGATCGACGGGGTGCAGCGCGACGCCACCCTCGCGTTCGTCCTGGATTTCGTCAAGGCCAACGCATCCGCCCGGCTCGTCGTCCCCGAATTCGGCGCGATCTGGTCGGAGTCGGCCGACACGCTGGCCCACTACGTGGGGCAGGACTTCCCGCTGGCACGGCGCGTGGGAGCCGCGGCGGGCGAGAGCATGGGCGGCCCCTACAGCCCGGACGCCGCATGGGAGTTCGGGCTCGGCCGCGTCATCGCCGGGCTCGCCGCCATCATCGACGAGTGA
- a CDS encoding DNA-binding protein: MIRKTPIADAAREDHAAADRYRMARATLHEHGAKALDPRPWRPASHPSAIDLAQFALWRSPDLPTDGLLSALTLLAEARSEVEGLEAGLLFVARSAGLTWAQIAESMGFNSPQACQQHYNRLTERRSSRR, encoded by the coding sequence GTGATCCGCAAGACCCCTATCGCCGACGCAGCGCGGGAAGACCACGCCGCGGCGGACCGCTACCGGATGGCGCGCGCGACCCTGCATGAGCACGGCGCGAAAGCGCTCGACCCTCGCCCGTGGCGGCCCGCATCCCACCCCTCCGCGATCGATCTGGCCCAGTTCGCCCTCTGGCGATCCCCCGACCTCCCCACCGACGGCCTGCTCAGCGCGCTCACCCTTCTCGCCGAGGCTCGCTCGGAGGTCGAGGGACTGGAGGCGGGCCTGCTGTTCGTTGCCCGCAGCGCGGGTCTCACGTGGGCTCAGATCGCCGAGTCGATGGGGTTCAACTCTCCGCAAGCCTGCCAGCAGCACTACAACCGCCTGACCGAGCGGCGAAGCAGCCGCCGATGA
- a CDS encoding MerR family transcriptional regulator has product MAWSTRELADLAGTTVNTVRHYHRVGLLDEPERRYNGYKQYGVRHLVRLLRIRRLADLGVPLSQVGVVGTGGENTPEVLHALDAELAENIARLQQARADIAAILDDGAPADAPPGFASVASHLSEADSSIIHIYSRLYDEEAMADLRRMVEVDAEAGAVGDEIGALPADADEVTRQQLAEQLAPTLAQNLIEYPWLSDPAGHLSKSAHVTRQTFIQAVTELYNPAQLDVLARAGILAQELLSAHRSADDDASPSVRHTA; this is encoded by the coding sequence ATGGCCTGGAGCACACGCGAGCTCGCCGACCTGGCGGGCACGACCGTGAACACCGTCCGCCACTACCACCGGGTCGGTCTGCTCGACGAACCCGAGCGCCGGTACAACGGCTACAAGCAGTACGGCGTGCGCCATCTCGTGCGCCTGCTGCGGATCCGGCGGCTGGCCGATCTCGGCGTGCCGCTGTCGCAGGTGGGAGTGGTCGGCACAGGTGGGGAGAACACTCCCGAGGTGCTGCACGCGCTGGATGCCGAACTGGCGGAGAACATCGCACGCCTGCAGCAGGCCCGTGCCGACATCGCGGCGATCCTGGATGACGGAGCCCCCGCCGATGCGCCCCCGGGTTTCGCGTCCGTCGCCTCGCACCTGTCCGAAGCCGACAGCTCGATCATCCACATCTACTCCCGGCTGTACGACGAGGAGGCGATGGCGGATCTGCGGCGCATGGTCGAAGTGGATGCCGAAGCCGGCGCCGTCGGCGACGAGATCGGCGCTCTCCCCGCGGATGCGGACGAGGTCACCCGCCAGCAGCTCGCCGAGCAGCTCGCGCCCACGCTCGCGCAGAACCTGATCGAGTACCCGTGGCTGTCGGATCCGGCGGGGCACCTGTCCAAGAGTGCCCACGTGACGCGACAGACCTTCATCCAGGCCGTGACCGAGCTCTACAACCCCGCCCAGCTCGACGTGCTCGCGCGCGCGGGAATCCTCGCGCAGGAGCTGCTTTCCGCGCACCGCTCGGCGGACGACGACGCTTCGCCGTCCGTGCGACACACCGCTTGA
- a CDS encoding PadR family transcriptional regulator, with protein sequence MELTPAELTLLGLVVERPQHGYELEQVIEQRGIRQWTDIGFSSIYYLLAKLEKRGLVEAAQASGGAKARRVFHATADGRDAAARGARTLIAEAAPAPHPVLAGIANLPLLAEHEYAAALGARLVQIDARIAAVEAAERAQEPLPMAASEVLSYSLSLMKAERSWLAARAQVSHDREDRSEEDPRQLPGASG encoded by the coding sequence GTGGAACTCACTCCGGCCGAGTTGACCCTCCTCGGGCTCGTCGTGGAGCGCCCGCAGCACGGCTACGAGCTGGAACAGGTCATCGAGCAGCGCGGCATCCGGCAGTGGACCGACATCGGCTTCTCCTCGATCTACTATCTGCTCGCCAAGCTGGAGAAGCGCGGACTCGTGGAAGCGGCGCAGGCATCCGGCGGTGCGAAAGCCCGGCGCGTCTTCCACGCCACGGCCGACGGGCGGGATGCGGCGGCCCGCGGCGCCCGCACCCTCATCGCCGAAGCGGCACCTGCGCCGCACCCCGTACTGGCCGGGATCGCGAACCTCCCGCTGCTCGCCGAGCACGAGTACGCCGCCGCGCTGGGCGCCAGGCTCGTGCAGATCGACGCGCGGATCGCGGCGGTCGAGGCCGCCGAGCGCGCCCAGGAACCCCTCCCGATGGCGGCATCCGAAGTCCTCTCCTACTCGCTGAGCCTCATGAAGGCAGAAAGGTCGTGGCTCGCAGCGCGGGCCCAGGTGTCCCATGACCGAGAAGATCGATCTGAAGAAGACCCTCGACAGCTACCGGGCGCCTCGGGGTGA
- a CDS encoding GyrI-like domain-containing protein, whose protein sequence is MTEKIDLKKTLDSYRAPRGEFRIVDVPDLQYLMIDGHGDPNTSPAYSEALEALYPVAYKLKFASKRELGRDYVVPPLEGLWWADDMAAFTASRDKSQWDWTMMLLVPDWIETAMVADAVAQAGAKAPPARLADVRLEGLSEGRCVQTLHVGSFDDEAPVLARMHEEFIPAQGLRMAGRHHEIYFSDFRTVAPEKLRTILRQPVTPGPPQ, encoded by the coding sequence ATGACCGAGAAGATCGATCTGAAGAAGACCCTCGACAGCTACCGGGCGCCTCGGGGTGAATTCCGCATCGTCGACGTCCCCGACCTGCAGTACCTGATGATCGACGGGCACGGCGACCCGAACACGTCACCGGCGTACTCCGAGGCCCTGGAGGCGCTGTACCCGGTGGCGTACAAGCTGAAGTTCGCCAGCAAGCGGGAGCTCGGGCGCGACTACGTCGTCCCGCCGCTGGAAGGACTGTGGTGGGCCGATGACATGGCGGCCTTCACCGCATCGCGCGACAAGTCCCAGTGGGACTGGACGATGATGCTCCTCGTCCCCGATTGGATCGAGACCGCCATGGTGGCGGATGCTGTCGCCCAGGCCGGAGCGAAGGCCCCGCCCGCGCGCCTGGCCGACGTCCGACTCGAGGGACTCTCTGAGGGGCGCTGCGTGCAGACCCTGCACGTCGGCTCGTTCGACGACGAGGCGCCCGTCCTCGCCCGCATGCACGAGGAGTTCATCCCTGCCCAGGGTCTCCGCATGGCCGGCCGGCATCACGAGATCTACTTCAGCGACTTCCGCACGGTCGCCCCCGAGAAGCTCCGCACCATCCTGCGCCAGCCCGTCACGCCGGGCCCGCCGCAGTGA
- a CDS encoding MFS transporter yields MSRPIPSAPLARAALLAVLCGAAFLEGMDVAMFNVALPSIRADLGLTTPQVQWIVSGYVVSYGALMLVGGRVADAYGHRRVFLVGLAAFTAFSLVGGLADDVWILIAMRVLTGACAAFLMPAGLAIINTTYPAGHVRDRAVLIYAGIGAAGFSIGLVAGGFLSLLGWRWVFLFPAGVGVLLFAGASALVPRDVTGRRGSRVDYPGAVLIAAAVAFAMLGIESLAHHAGPFPPVAWTVAAVTAFLLFIARLRRAAEPLLSLSVLSQSAAVPAVIGAASLAAGFAGFQLVFVFYLQESLGWSALHSALGMLVLAMDAILAPLVTPLLVRRFGVWPVATTGLGFALISYTLFLPLDGADHYLHFLPGLVALGLAFTFAYGPLTIAATERAPREDQGVVSAVLYTCFQFGAALGIAGASVLYSIAAETLGDGLPALKVALIASIVAAALGFGSALATTIRRRSRPGPAVSVPATSPIDRSA; encoded by the coding sequence ATGTCCCGCCCCATCCCCTCGGCGCCACTGGCGCGAGCCGCCCTCCTCGCCGTCCTGTGCGGCGCGGCCTTCCTCGAGGGCATGGACGTCGCGATGTTCAACGTCGCCCTTCCTTCCATCCGTGCCGACCTGGGCCTGACGACTCCGCAGGTCCAGTGGATCGTCAGCGGATACGTCGTCAGTTACGGCGCTCTGATGCTCGTCGGCGGGCGCGTGGCGGACGCGTACGGGCACCGCCGCGTCTTCCTCGTCGGGCTGGCGGCGTTCACCGCGTTCTCGCTCGTGGGCGGGCTCGCCGACGACGTCTGGATCCTCATCGCGATGCGCGTCCTCACCGGTGCGTGCGCGGCCTTCCTCATGCCGGCGGGGCTGGCGATCATCAACACGACGTATCCGGCCGGGCACGTACGGGATCGCGCGGTTCTCATCTACGCGGGCATCGGGGCGGCGGGTTTCTCGATCGGCCTGGTCGCCGGAGGCTTCCTCTCCCTCCTGGGCTGGCGGTGGGTCTTCCTCTTCCCCGCGGGCGTCGGAGTCCTCCTGTTCGCCGGGGCGTCGGCTCTGGTCCCGCGCGATGTCACGGGCCGGCGCGGGTCGCGCGTGGACTATCCCGGAGCGGTGCTCATCGCCGCCGCCGTCGCGTTCGCCATGCTCGGCATCGAATCCCTCGCCCACCACGCCGGCCCCTTCCCCCCGGTGGCGTGGACGGTCGCGGCCGTGACCGCCTTCCTGCTCTTCATCGCGCGACTCCGACGGGCGGCGGAGCCGCTCCTGTCCCTGTCGGTTCTGTCGCAATCCGCGGCGGTGCCGGCGGTGATCGGGGCCGCCTCGCTGGCGGCCGGTTTCGCGGGCTTCCAACTCGTGTTCGTCTTCTACCTGCAGGAGTCCCTCGGGTGGTCGGCGCTCCACTCGGCGCTGGGCATGCTGGTGCTGGCGATGGACGCGATCCTGGCTCCCCTGGTCACGCCGCTGCTGGTCCGGCGATTCGGTGTGTGGCCGGTGGCCACCACCGGCCTGGGGTTCGCCCTGATCTCCTACACCCTGTTCCTCCCGCTGGATGGCGCTGACCACTATCTGCATTTCCTTCCGGGGCTCGTGGCCCTCGGATTGGCCTTCACCTTCGCGTACGGCCCGCTGACGATCGCGGCCACCGAGCGCGCCCCTCGCGAAGACCAGGGTGTCGTCAGCGCGGTCCTGTACACGTGCTTCCAGTTCGGCGCCGCCCTGGGCATCGCGGGGGCTTCCGTCCTGTATTCGATCGCCGCCGAGACGCTCGGAGACGGTCTGCCGGCGCTGAAGGTCGCGCTGATCGCGTCCATCGTGGCGGCGGCGCTCGGGTTCGGCTCAGCCTTGGCGACGACGATCCGCCGGCGGTCGCGCCCCGGGCCGGCAGTATCCGTCCCCGCGACCTCCCCCATCGACAGGTCAGCGTGA
- a CDS encoding VIT1/CCC1 transporter family protein, with the protein MNSLRAGVLGANDGIVSVAAVVVGVAGASAQISHIVTAGAAALIGGAISMAVGEYVSVSSQRDTERALIAHQRQALSTSPEAQLARLKEAYRAKGLSDATAQQVAGELTAQDPLAAHLEAEYAISAEQVVSPWTAALSSGTAFVIGAVLPMAAILLPPPEWRVTVTFITVLLALAVTGAGAARIGGAPPLRAMARTVLGGALALTATWAAGTLLDSTGVV; encoded by the coding sequence ATGAACTCGCTGCGCGCGGGCGTGCTGGGGGCGAACGACGGCATCGTCTCGGTCGCCGCCGTCGTGGTGGGTGTCGCGGGGGCGAGCGCCCAGATCTCGCACATCGTCACCGCCGGCGCCGCCGCGCTGATCGGAGGCGCGATCTCGATGGCCGTCGGCGAGTACGTGTCGGTGAGCAGTCAACGCGACACCGAGCGGGCGCTGATCGCGCATCAGCGCCAGGCACTCAGCACGTCGCCCGAGGCCCAGTTGGCGCGACTGAAGGAGGCGTATCGCGCGAAGGGCCTGTCCGACGCGACGGCGCAGCAGGTGGCCGGAGAGCTCACCGCACAGGATCCGCTCGCCGCCCACCTGGAGGCGGAGTACGCCATCAGCGCCGAGCAGGTGGTGAGCCCATGGACCGCTGCGCTGTCCTCGGGCACCGCGTTCGTGATCGGAGCGGTCCTGCCCATGGCGGCGATCCTGCTGCCGCCGCCCGAATGGCGGGTGACGGTCACCTTCATCACCGTGCTGCTGGCCCTGGCCGTCACCGGCGCGGGCGCCGCTCGGATCGGCGGCGCGCCGCCGCTGCGCGCGATGGCGCGCACGGTGCTGGGCGGCGCGCTCGCGCTCACGGCGACATGGGCTGCGGGGACGCTGCTGGACTCGACGGGTGTGGTGTAG
- a CDS encoding small multidrug efflux protein, whose product MNPLQELVSNFQQLVSQVPELVQPLIVMLAAAIPFLEGELGATIGIIGGLHPLVAGIAAAIGNFVSVLLVVLLTSGARTAVVRRPIRVGAGVAAGSSEASRFDEPADTFDQITSAKPESKGRARFKKWLVRFGVPGASILGPLAIPTQITSAILVGSGVARAWVLLWQAVAIIFWTTVTTVSVWAALTFVVGV is encoded by the coding sequence ATGAATCCCCTGCAGGAACTCGTCAGCAACTTCCAACAGCTCGTGAGCCAGGTGCCCGAGCTCGTCCAGCCCCTCATCGTGATGCTCGCCGCCGCCATCCCCTTCCTCGAGGGGGAGCTGGGAGCCACGATCGGCATCATCGGCGGCCTCCATCCCCTGGTCGCCGGCATCGCCGCGGCCATCGGCAACTTCGTGAGCGTGCTCCTCGTGGTGCTGCTCACGTCCGGGGCACGCACCGCCGTCGTCCGCCGGCCGATCCGGGTGGGAGCAGGTGTGGCGGCCGGATCATCCGAGGCGTCACGCTTCGATGAGCCGGCCGACACCTTCGATCAGATCACCTCCGCCAAGCCCGAATCCAAGGGGCGGGCGCGCTTCAAGAAGTGGCTCGTCCGCTTCGGCGTCCCCGGCGCGAGCATCCTGGGTCCCCTGGCCATCCCGACCCAGATCACCTCCGCCATCCTCGTCGGCAGCGGCGTCGCCCGGGCATGGGTTCTGCTCTGGCAGGCGGTGGCGATCATCTTCTGGACTACCGTGACGACCGTCTCGGTATGGGCGGCACTCACCTTCGTCGTCGGCGTCTGA
- a CDS encoding transcriptional regulator, translated as MTRASASGLLVLHSVRLAGFADTPEVAQRFGLEPVQADDALRDFQRRGWVQHSRFIDLSGWSLTEAGKIENERQLARELDESGARGALAEAHRDFLPANARLLAACADWQVRPSPSDVLAQNDHLDPHWDAGVLAELGSLEGFLGPLIRRLSGRLARFGGYDTRFAAALRRARAGDHDWVDRGGVDSCHRVWFQLHEDLIATLGLTRGEAA; from the coding sequence ATGACCCGCGCCTCGGCATCCGGCCTGCTCGTCCTGCACTCGGTGCGCCTCGCAGGTTTCGCCGACACCCCGGAGGTCGCGCAACGGTTCGGCCTGGAGCCCGTCCAGGCCGACGACGCCCTGCGCGACTTCCAGCGGCGCGGGTGGGTCCAGCACTCGAGGTTCATCGACCTCTCCGGATGGTCGCTGACCGAGGCGGGGAAGATCGAGAACGAGCGGCAGCTCGCACGGGAGCTCGACGAATCCGGTGCACGAGGAGCGCTCGCCGAGGCGCACCGGGACTTCCTCCCCGCGAATGCACGCCTGCTGGCAGCCTGCGCCGACTGGCAGGTGCGCCCCTCCCCTTCCGACGTGCTCGCCCAGAACGATCACCTGGATCCGCACTGGGACGCCGGCGTCCTGGCGGAACTGGGCTCACTCGAGGGGTTTCTGGGCCCGCTCATCCGGCGGCTCAGCGGCCGATTGGCGCGCTTCGGCGGATATGACACTCGTTTCGCCGCCGCACTCCGGCGGGCCCGGGCGGGAGACCACGACTGGGTCGACCGCGGAGGCGTCGACTCGTGTCACCGCGTCTGGTTCCAGCTTCACGAAGACCTCATCGCCACTCTCGGGCTCACGCGCGGCGAAGCCGCCTGA
- a CDS encoding histidine phosphatase family protein codes for MTTRHLYIARHGAADPFGTLTETGRRQAELLGERLASLPISAIWHSPLPRAAATAREVARHLPAATVAEAAELIDNIPYVPPGDTMPPGWAGFFDGYAEADAAAGRRTADTLTERFATAGPAGQGTAERHEVLITHDYPIAWLVRHALESPPARWLDLTSANAALTVLTYRAGAAPTVMMFNDMSHLSDDLRWTGFRPALRP; via the coding sequence ATGACGACACGTCACCTCTACATTGCACGGCACGGCGCAGCCGACCCGTTCGGAACCCTCACCGAAACCGGTCGTCGGCAGGCGGAGCTCCTGGGGGAACGGCTCGCGTCCCTGCCCATCAGCGCGATCTGGCACTCGCCGTTGCCCCGCGCCGCCGCCACCGCCCGCGAGGTGGCCCGGCACCTCCCGGCTGCTACCGTCGCCGAAGCGGCCGAACTCATCGACAACATCCCCTACGTCCCGCCCGGCGACACGATGCCCCCGGGCTGGGCGGGCTTCTTCGACGGTTACGCGGAGGCAGACGCGGCCGCGGGTCGGCGGACTGCCGACACGCTCACGGAACGTTTCGCGACGGCGGGACCCGCGGGGCAGGGGACGGCAGAGCGGCACGAAGTGCTCATCACGCACGATTACCCGATCGCGTGGCTCGTGCGCCACGCGCTGGAGTCCCCGCCCGCGCGCTGGCTGGACCTCACCAGCGCGAACGCCGCACTCACCGTGCTCACCTACCGAGCAGGGGCTGCTCCGACGGTCATGATGTTCAACGACATGAGTCACCTCTCCGACGACCTGCGATGGACGGGGTTCCGACCGGCGCTCCGCCCGTGA
- a CDS encoding VOC family protein, producing the protein MHITQSAISLNVRDVDASAEFARRHFGFEDQMASDGFVSLGHPTAGVNLIFLATGLSTFRPAEVAGPAGQGLLLVFVVDGLDAEFARIQTSGARVVTPPETEPWGERFCQFADPNGLIWQLVEWVDDVVPTTS; encoded by the coding sequence ATGCACATCACCCAGTCGGCGATCTCTCTCAACGTGCGCGACGTGGACGCGTCGGCCGAGTTCGCCAGGAGGCATTTCGGATTCGAAGACCAGATGGCATCCGACGGCTTCGTGTCGCTGGGGCATCCGACAGCGGGGGTCAACCTCATCTTCCTGGCGACGGGCCTGTCCACGTTCCGGCCGGCAGAGGTGGCAGGACCGGCGGGTCAGGGCCTGCTGCTGGTGTTCGTGGTCGACGGTCTGGACGCCGAGTTCGCGCGCATCCAGACGTCCGGGGCACGTGTGGTGACACCGCCGGAGACGGAGCCGTGGGGAGAGCGCTTCTGCCAGTTCGCCGACCCCAACGGCCTGATCTGGCAGCTGGTGGAGTGGGTGGACGACGTGGTGCCGACCACGTCGTGA
- a CDS encoding MerR family transcriptional regulator has protein sequence MSWSTRELAELAGTTVNTVRHYHRIGLLDEPERGPNGYKHYGSSHLRQLLHIRRLRERGVPIAEIPPDDGPHSDERMLRLIEADLSASIDRLQLARAEIRAMLSARAAGSGAADRDDARDGVGGDDGADASAAATR, from the coding sequence ATGTCCTGGAGCACACGAGAGCTGGCAGAACTTGCCGGAACCACGGTCAACACCGTGCGGCACTATCACCGGATAGGCCTTCTCGACGAACCCGAGAGAGGGCCCAACGGCTACAAGCACTATGGGAGCAGCCACCTGCGCCAGCTGCTCCACATCCGGCGCCTGAGGGAGCGCGGCGTCCCCATTGCGGAGATCCCCCCGGACGATGGCCCGCACTCGGACGAGCGGATGCTCCGTCTGATCGAAGCGGATCTGTCGGCGAGCATCGACCGGCTTCAGCTCGCGCGGGCCGAGATCAGGGCCATGCTCTCGGCCCGGGCCGCCGGCTCCGGGGCGGCCGATCGCGACGATGCCCGCGACGGCGTCGGAGGCGACGACGGCGCTGACGCGAGTGCCGCGGCGACGAGGTGA
- a CDS encoding PEP/pyruvate-binding domain-containing protein, translating into MIRWLEDAVAQECGAKAATMGALRRAGFPVPEGFVIPFSAYLGAVTRSAPRAGADDVLSGAGVPVIPPEMTEAIARHLSGWGGAPVAVRSSARDEDAQGASAAGQYATVLGAHDVGSVSAAVRTCWSSLHGDRARSYRHGLPRRPHPGPAMAVIVQRLVDARVSGVMFTSSPGQVTRIECAWGLGIGTVGGTVDPDRYEVHGDGAVVRTIGRKLTRSDRSGETIRTRRVRPPQRVAPTIDDATARTVSGLGQDIADVLGAPQDIEWAMDRDGIWILQARPVTADIPSPVSSTASAPLQGIPGSRGIACGPARIITGPADFVRVRRGDILVCRYTDPSWTPLLRAAAGVVTETGGALSHAAIVAREHGIPAVLGVPRATSRITESAALTIDGARGTVDLHRPPPYPMEQK; encoded by the coding sequence ATGATCCGCTGGCTCGAGGACGCCGTCGCGCAGGAGTGCGGGGCCAAGGCGGCGACCATGGGCGCGTTGCGCCGGGCGGGATTTCCCGTACCGGAGGGCTTCGTCATCCCCTTCTCCGCCTACCTCGGCGCAGTGACGCGGAGCGCTCCGCGCGCAGGGGCCGACGACGTCCTGTCCGGCGCCGGCGTTCCGGTGATCCCGCCGGAGATGACGGAGGCGATCGCGCGACACCTGTCGGGCTGGGGTGGTGCGCCCGTGGCGGTGCGTTCTTCTGCGCGCGACGAGGACGCCCAGGGCGCCTCCGCCGCCGGCCAGTACGCCACAGTGCTGGGCGCGCACGACGTCGGGTCGGTGAGCGCCGCCGTCCGCACCTGCTGGTCCTCCCTGCACGGCGACCGCGCCCGCTCGTACCGTCATGGCCTGCCACGCCGCCCGCACCCCGGGCCGGCGATGGCTGTCATCGTTCAGCGGCTCGTCGACGCGCGGGTCTCCGGAGTGATGTTCACCTCGAGTCCGGGGCAGGTCACTCGTATCGAATGCGCCTGGGGATTGGGGATCGGCACCGTGGGCGGCACCGTCGATCCCGACCGGTACGAGGTCCACGGCGACGGCGCTGTGGTGCGCACGATCGGGCGGAAGCTGACCCGTTCCGATCGCTCGGGAGAGACCATTCGCACGCGGCGCGTGCGGCCGCCGCAGCGCGTCGCACCGACCATCGATGACGCCACGGCGAGGACTGTGAGCGGGCTGGGTCAGGACATCGCCGACGTGCTCGGTGCCCCGCAGGACATCGAGTGGGCGATGGATCGCGACGGGATCTGGATCCTCCAGGCGCGTCCGGTCACCGCCGATATCCCTTCGCCCGTCAGCAGCACGGCGTCCGCCCCGCTCCAGGGAATTCCGGGCAGCCGTGGGATCGCGTGCGGTCCGGCGCGGATCATCACGGGGCCGGCCGACTTCGTCCGTGTTCGGCGGGGGGACATCCTCGTGTGCCGGTACACCGACCCCAGCTGGACGCCCCTCCTGCGCGCGGCTGCCGGCGTCGTCACCGAAACCGGAGGTGCGCTCTCGCACGCCGCGATCGTGGCCCGCGAGCACGGCATTCCCGCTGTCCTCGGTGTCCCGCGCGCCACCAGCCGCATCACCGAATCCGCCGCGCTCACCATCGACGGGGCACGCGGCACCGTCGACCTCCACCGCCCGCCCCCCTATCCCATGGAGCAGAAGTGA